A DNA window from Ornithobacterium rhinotracheale DSM 15997 contains the following coding sequences:
- a CDS encoding AMP-dependent synthetase/ligase — MEMKRLFDILDYQAKNHNLERALVNVLPGKKLKAYSTQDYIHLSDKVSRGLLKYGVKPGDKIAIIVNNNCAEWNIIEMGIEKVGAISVPIYSSISPQENEFIFNQAGVKLCFVSHKDLYNKIASIQKNTPSLEEVFCINDEENLPNWKEILELGEDESLQPEIEKIKEKIQPDDLVTIIYTSGTTGSPKGVMLSHKNLLSNAIDCQERIPEVGENARALSFLPVCHVFERTLLNLYQIKGLSIYFAQNLDTIGEDLKFVQPQIMTVVPRLVEKVFNKIYETGANAGPVKSKIFKWSLDLIKDYDPKVKMPLNWYLKYKVANKLIFSKWREGMGGKMVTLVSGSAKLSEKLNRMFWAAGIPILEGYGLTETSPVISVNCFDRKGFKIGTVGKIVKNIDVKIADDGEVLVKGPCVFQGYYENPELTKEAFTEDGWFKTGDIGEFDEGLLKLTDRKKQIFKTSGGKYIVPAALEDAMKRIPFIEQIMVVGEGKKMPCALIQPNYDFSIKWAEKNGVEIGTTPAEIAKSEAIYKEIEKAMAEINQEFGRWEQIKRFRLTPEEWTIENGCLTPTLKYKRKNTIEKFKNLFDEMYEA, encoded by the coding sequence ATGGAAATGAAACGCTTATTTGATATACTTGACTACCAAGCAAAAAATCACAACCTAGAAAGAGCCTTGGTTAATGTGTTGCCTGGTAAGAAATTAAAAGCATATTCAACGCAAGATTACATACATTTATCGGATAAAGTGAGCCGAGGCTTGCTCAAATACGGGGTGAAGCCTGGTGACAAAATTGCCATTATCGTAAATAATAACTGTGCCGAATGGAACATTATCGAAATGGGAATTGAAAAAGTAGGTGCGATTAGCGTGCCGATTTATTCCTCGATTTCGCCACAGGAAAACGAATTTATTTTCAACCAAGCTGGTGTGAAATTATGCTTTGTTTCGCACAAAGATTTATACAATAAAATAGCTAGTATTCAGAAAAATACGCCATCTCTTGAAGAGGTTTTCTGTATAAATGATGAGGAAAATTTACCAAACTGGAAAGAAATTTTGGAGCTGGGAGAAGACGAAAGCCTGCAACCCGAAATTGAAAAGATTAAAGAGAAAATCCAGCCAGATGATTTGGTAACAATTATTTACACCTCAGGAACCACAGGAAGCCCCAAAGGCGTAATGTTGTCGCATAAAAACTTATTATCCAATGCGATAGACTGCCAAGAGCGTATTCCAGAAGTGGGCGAAAATGCTCGTGCATTGAGCTTCTTGCCTGTGTGCCATGTGTTTGAAAGAACTTTACTTAATTTATATCAAATCAAGGGATTAAGCATTTATTTCGCCCAAAATTTAGATACCATTGGAGAGGATTTAAAATTCGTTCAGCCGCAAATCATGACAGTGGTGCCTCGTTTGGTGGAAAAGGTGTTTAATAAAATTTATGAAACGGGAGCCAATGCAGGTCCTGTGAAATCAAAAATCTTTAAATGGTCGCTGGATTTAATCAAGGATTACGACCCGAAAGTGAAAATGCCACTCAATTGGTACCTTAAATATAAGGTTGCCAATAAATTGATTTTCAGCAAATGGAGAGAAGGAATGGGGGGCAAGATGGTAACGCTTGTTTCGGGAAGTGCCAAATTATCTGAAAAATTAAATCGTATGTTCTGGGCAGCAGGAATTCCGATTTTAGAAGGCTATGGCTTAACCGAGACTTCTCCTGTGATTTCGGTGAATTGTTTTGATAGAAAGGGATTTAAAATCGGAACCGTAGGAAAGATTGTAAAAAATATTGATGTGAAAATTGCCGATGACGGCGAAGTGCTCGTGAAAGGACCTTGCGTGTTCCAAGGATATTACGAAAATCCCGAACTTACTAAAGAAGCCTTTACCGAAGATGGCTGGTTTAAAACAGGAGATATCGGTGAATTTGATGAAGGATTGTTAAAACTTACCGACCGCAAAAAGCAAATTTTCAAAACCAGTGGAGGGAAATACATCGTGCCAGCAGCCTTGGAAGATGCAATGAAACGCATTCCGTTTATCGAGCAAATTATGGTTGTGGGAGAAGGTAAAAAAATGCCTTGTGCTTTGATTCAGCCCAATTATGATTTTTCAATTAAATGGGCGGAGAAAAATGGTGTGGAAATAGGAACTACTCCTGCAGAAATTGCTAAAAGCGAAGCGATTTATAAAGAAATAGAAAAAGCAATGGCAGAAATTAATCAAGAATTTGGACGATGGGAGCAAATCAAAAGATTTAGACTCACACCAGAAGAATGGACGATTGAAAACGGCTGCTTAACGCCTACTTTAAAATATAAACGCAAAAATACAATCGAAAAATTTAAAAATTTATTCGATGAAATGTACGAAGCCTAA
- a CDS encoding Sir2 family NAD-dependent protein deacetylase: MKCTKPKLVALSGAGISQESGIQTFRASDGLWENHRVEEVATPEGFAVNPELVLNFYNARRRQLSEVLPNDAHKFFADLEKQYDVEIVTQNVDDLHERAGSSKVLHLHGELKKGRSVYDENLIFPFEGDMTLEDRAPNGDPVRPHIVWFGEAVPALNDAIALAEQADVFVVIGTSMQVYPAASLVDFLKPECQLFVIDPSEITLYCRHPYTHIQEKACAGVKKLAKKLI; the protein is encoded by the coding sequence ATGAAATGTACGAAGCCTAAATTGGTGGCGCTCTCGGGCGCGGGGATTTCGCAAGAAAGCGGAATTCAAACTTTTAGAGCAAGCGATGGCTTGTGGGAAAATCATCGTGTAGAAGAAGTTGCTACGCCCGAAGGTTTTGCTGTAAATCCAGAGTTGGTACTCAATTTTTACAATGCACGACGCCGGCAGCTATCGGAAGTTTTGCCCAACGATGCACATAAATTCTTTGCCGATTTAGAAAAGCAATACGATGTAGAAATTGTGACGCAAAATGTAGATGACCTGCACGAGAGAGCAGGTTCATCTAAAGTTTTGCACCTGCACGGCGAGTTGAAAAAGGGAAGAAGCGTGTATGATGAAAATCTCATTTTCCCATTTGAGGGTGATATGACTTTAGAAGACAGAGCTCCGAATGGCGATCCCGTTCGTCCACACATTGTATGGTTTGGCGAGGCGGTTCCAGCATTAAATGATGCCATTGCCCTCGCCGAGCAGGCAGATGTTTTTGTGGTCATTGGCACCTCAATGCAGGTGTATCCTGCGGCATCTTTGGTAGATTTCTTAAAACCAGAATGTCAACTTTTTGTGATAGATCCGTCTGAAATTACACTCTATTGCCGACATCCATATACGCATATTCAAGAAAAAGCCTGTGCTGGAGTGAAAAAATTAGCCAAAAAACTAATTTAA
- the lysA gene encoding diaminopimelate decarboxylase codes for MKHIQDLSFTAEDLLQMAKEFGTPLYVYDAEKMKTQYERLKNSFSGVEKLKLNYACKANTNLNILRLFQKLGSGLDTVSIQEVQLGLMAGFEPKDIIFTPNGVSFEEIKEAVELGVKINIDNLSILEQFGHEMPDYPVCIRLNPHILAGGNSNISVGHIDSKFGISIYQLPHILRVVENTHLKVNGLHMHTGSDILDVDVFLNGAELLFNAAKDFKDLEYLDFGSGFKVRYYEGSAETDIEYLGEKISERFNAFCEENGKDLMLMFEPGKFLVSESGVFLAEVNVVKQTTSTVFASVNSGFNQLIRPMFYNAHHEIENISHPEGRPRYYTVVGYICETDTFGANRKLNEVREKDILCFYNAGAYCFSMASNYNSRLKPTEILWINGEAKLIRERENLEDLIKTTKNIEI; via the coding sequence ATGAAACATATACAAGACCTTAGTTTTACGGCAGAAGATTTGCTTCAAATGGCAAAAGAATTTGGTACTCCACTTTATGTGTACGATGCCGAAAAAATGAAAACACAATATGAAAGATTAAAAAACTCATTTTCGGGAGTTGAAAAATTAAAGCTAAATTACGCTTGTAAGGCAAATACAAATTTGAATATTTTGCGTCTTTTTCAAAAGTTGGGTAGTGGGCTAGATACTGTTTCAATCCAAGAAGTTCAGCTTGGTCTTATGGCAGGATTTGAGCCAAAAGATATTATATTCACGCCCAATGGTGTTTCTTTTGAGGAAATAAAAGAAGCCGTAGAGTTAGGCGTAAAAATTAATATAGATAATTTAAGTATTCTTGAGCAATTTGGTCATGAAATGCCAGATTACCCCGTTTGTATTCGTTTAAATCCACATATCTTGGCAGGTGGAAATAGTAACATTTCGGTGGGGCATATTGATTCTAAATTCGGAATTTCGATATATCAGTTGCCACATATTTTGCGCGTGGTAGAAAATACCCATTTAAAAGTAAATGGACTGCATATGCACACAGGGTCTGACATCTTGGATGTAGATGTATTCTTAAACGGAGCTGAGCTTTTATTCAATGCAGCAAAAGATTTCAAAGATTTGGAATATTTAGATTTTGGTAGCGGATTTAAAGTGCGATACTACGAAGGTAGTGCCGAAACCGATATTGAATACCTTGGAGAGAAAATCAGCGAAAGATTTAATGCATTTTGTGAGGAAAATGGCAAGGATCTGATGTTGATGTTTGAGCCAGGGAAGTTCTTGGTGAGCGAATCTGGAGTGTTCTTGGCAGAAGTAAATGTGGTGAAACAAACGACTTCTACCGTTTTTGCAAGTGTAAATAGTGGATTTAATCAATTGATCCGTCCTATGTTCTATAATGCACATCACGAAATCGAGAATATTTCGCACCCAGAAGGTCGCCCGAGATACTATACCGTGGTGGGATACATCTGCGAAACCGATACTTTTGGCGCAAATCGCAAGCTAAATGAAGTGCGAGAAAAAGATATTTTATGTTTTTACAATGCAGGGGCCTATTGTTTTTCGATGGCTTCAAACTACAATTCTAGGTTGAAACCTACTGAAATTCTGTGGATTAACGGAGAGGCTAAACTGATAAGAGAAAGAGAGAATCTGGAAGATTTAATAAAAACCACAAAAAATATTGAAATTTAA
- a CDS encoding restriction endonuclease subunit S, whose protein sequence is MKLKIKDICQVQSGSYIKITKDSHLNNGIALNISDLDDESELSPTTKPNIEIDACNPKYIIQSTDVAFSTRGRYVATIIPKGINYPVFISNSFIKITPDTNKVLPEYIKWILNHPKSQAFFEKESRNSGRISFLNSKQIEDFEIDLPSLEKQRIIVKISQLLSREKATTTELINKKEIITQEILFKNSTL, encoded by the coding sequence ATGAAGCTTAAAATAAAAGATATTTGCCAGGTGCAGTCCGGCTCATATATAAAGATAACGAAAGATTCTCATTTAAACAATGGTATCGCTTTAAACATAAGCGATTTAGATGATGAGTCCGAACTATCTCCTACAACAAAGCCAAACATCGAGATTGATGCATGTAATCCTAAATACATTATTCAATCGACTGATGTTGCTTTTAGTACGAGAGGTAGATATGTGGCTACTATTATACCTAAAGGCATTAATTATCCCGTTTTTATTTCAAATAGTTTTATCAAAATTACACCTGATACAAATAAGGTTTTGCCTGAGTACATCAAGTGGATTCTAAACCATCCAAAATCACAGGCTTTTTTTGAAAAAGAATCTAGAAATAGCGGTAGAATATCTTTTTTAAATTCTAAGCAAATTGAGGATTTTGAGATAGATTTACCTTCTCTCGAAAAGCAAAGAATTATTGTGAAAATTAGCCAATTACTTAGTAGGGAAAAAGCAACAACTACAGAACTAATAAATAAAAAAGAAATAATAACACAAGAAATATTATTTAAAAATTCAACATTATGA
- a CDS encoding type I restriction-modification system subunit M gives MKEVKTSDIKKTVWSACDTFRGVIEPSQYKDYILTMLFIKYISDVNKEKRAQYEEKYNGDASRVERAMHAERFIIPETSTFDYLYEHRNEPNIGSLIDIALADLEESNRQKLTSDSGSGVFRNISFNSSNLGNEKEKNQRLKQLLVDFSSLDLMPSHLANKDALGDAYEFLIANFASDAGKKAGEFFTPSEVSLLLAKLTKGKKGSTIYDPTCGSGSLLIKAAQEVGNKDVALFGQEINGSTWALSVMNMFLHGFDNASIRWGDTIRNPQHKESSTSLAKFDIVVANPPFSLEKWGQEEAESDPFNRFWRGIPPKSRGDWAFVSHMIEVAKEQSGKVGVVVPHGVLFRGSAEGKIREKVIQENLLEAVIGLPTNLFFGTGIPASILIFNKGKAENQTNVLFIDASQHYQSGTNQNVLREQDIEKIVQTFRDFCDGKLQEGVAEDKYSYVATIEEIEENDFNLNIPRYVDTFEEEEPVNIPEVQKEIDALEKELAEVQKEMNEYLKKLNF, from the coding sequence ATGAAAGAGGTAAAAACAAGTGACATCAAAAAAACCGTTTGGAGTGCGTGTGATACTTTTCGTGGGGTTATCGAGCCTTCTCAATACAAAGATTATATACTAACTATGCTTTTTATCAAATACATCAGCGATGTAAATAAAGAAAAGCGAGCTCAGTATGAAGAAAAATACAACGGAGATGCTTCTCGTGTAGAACGAGCCATGCATGCCGAGCGATTTATAATCCCAGAAACGAGTACTTTTGACTATCTCTACGAGCACAGAAACGAACCGAACATCGGTTCGCTCATAGATATTGCATTGGCAGATTTAGAAGAATCCAATCGACAAAAACTTACGAGCGATTCAGGTTCGGGCGTTTTTAGAAATATTTCCTTTAATAGCTCAAATTTAGGAAACGAAAAAGAAAAAAATCAGCGTCTAAAACAACTTTTAGTTGATTTCTCTTCACTTGATTTGATGCCTTCACATTTAGCCAACAAAGACGCTTTAGGGGATGCTTACGAGTTTTTAATCGCAAATTTCGCGAGCGATGCTGGGAAAAAAGCAGGAGAATTCTTTACACCGTCTGAGGTTTCATTACTTTTAGCCAAACTTACAAAAGGCAAAAAGGGCTCTACAATATATGACCCCACTTGTGGTTCAGGCTCGTTGCTCATTAAAGCCGCTCAGGAAGTGGGCAATAAAGATGTTGCATTATTTGGGCAAGAAATCAACGGAAGCACCTGGGCACTATCGGTAATGAATATGTTTTTGCATGGATTTGACAATGCGAGTATCCGCTGGGGCGATACCATTCGTAATCCGCAACATAAAGAAAGCTCCACATCTTTAGCTAAGTTTGATATCGTTGTGGCAAACCCTCCTTTTTCACTTGAAAAATGGGGGCAAGAAGAAGCTGAGAGCGATCCCTTTAATCGCTTTTGGAGAGGCATACCTCCTAAAAGCCGTGGTGACTGGGCTTTTGTTTCACATATGATAGAAGTAGCCAAAGAACAAAGCGGGAAAGTGGGAGTAGTGGTGCCACACGGCGTTTTGTTCAGAGGAAGTGCTGAAGGAAAAATCCGCGAAAAAGTAATTCAAGAAAATTTATTGGAAGCCGTAATAGGATTGCCTACCAACTTATTTTTTGGAACAGGAATTCCTGCCTCTATTCTCATATTTAATAAAGGAAAAGCTGAAAATCAAACCAATGTTTTGTTTATAGATGCAAGCCAACATTACCAAAGTGGAACCAATCAAAATGTGCTCCGTGAGCAGGATATTGAGAAAATTGTACAGACTTTTAGAGACTTCTGTGATGGGAAATTGCAAGAAGGAGTAGCTGAAGATAAATATAGCTATGTAGCTACTATTGAAGAAATAGAAGAAAACGATTTTAATCTAAATATCCCACGCTATGTTGATACCTTTGAGGAAGAAGAGCCCGTAAATATTCCTGAAGTACAAAAGGAAATTGATGCTCTTGAGAAAGAGTTGGCCGAAGTGCAAAAGGAGATGAATGAATATTTGAAAAAGTTGAATTTTTAA
- a CDS encoding virulence RhuM family protein, with translation MKESNIILYTTPQGKVTIDIRFEDETFWLTQKKLSELFDVDVRTISEHLQNIFKSNELDEESVIRKIRTTAADGKNYLTNFYNLDAIIAVGYRVNSYNATQFRIWATKTLKEFIIKGFILDDERLKQGQAFGKDYFDELLERIRSIRASERRFYQKITDIYAQASIDYDAHAPITQKFYKTVQNKLHWAITGNTAAEIISQRANAELPYMGLKTWKNAPDGKILKSDVSIAKNYLKEDEIKALERVVTMYLDYAENQAEKQIPMKMKDWVEKLNAFLEFNDYKVLENAGKISAKVAKKLAEKEYEKFAPMQDKTFESDFDKQLKKLKK, from the coding sequence ATGAAAGAATCCAATATCATATTATACACCACGCCACAAGGAAAAGTAACCATTGATATTCGCTTTGAAGATGAGACTTTTTGGCTTACACAAAAAAAGCTGTCTGAGCTTTTTGATGTAGATGTAAGAACAATAAGTGAGCATTTACAAAATATATTTAAAAGCAATGAGTTAGATGAAGAATCAGTTATCCGGAAAATCCGGACAACTGCTGCAGATGGTAAAAATTATTTGACAAACTTTTATAATCTCGACGCTATTATAGCTGTAGGTTATCGGGTAAATAGTTATAACGCAACTCAGTTTAGAATTTGGGCAACAAAAACACTGAAAGAGTTCATTATTAAAGGTTTTATCTTGGACGATGAGCGTCTGAAACAAGGACAAGCGTTCGGGAAAGATTATTTTGATGAATTACTGGAACGTATTCGTTCAATACGAGCTTCCGAACGTAGATTTTATCAGAAAATCACAGATATATATGCCCAGGCAAGTATCGACTATGACGCCCATGCCCCGATTACTCAAAAGTTTTACAAGACTGTACAAAATAAACTGCATTGGGCAATTACTGGGAATACTGCCGCAGAAATTATTAGCCAAAGAGCCAATGCCGAGTTGCCTTATATGGGGCTAAAAACTTGGAAAAATGCGCCCGATGGAAAGATATTAAAGTCCGATGTAAGCATTGCTAAAAACTATCTGAAAGAAGACGAAATAAAGGCATTGGAACGAGTCGTAACCATGTATTTGGATTATGCCGAAAATCAAGCAGAAAAGCAAATCCCCATGAAAATGAAGGACTGGGTAGAAAAGCTAAATGCTTTTTTAGAGTTTAATGATTACAAAGTATTGGAAAATGCAGGGAAAATTTCAGCCAAAGTGGCTAAAAAACTTGCTGAAAAAGAATATGAAAAATTTGCTCCGATGCAAGATAAAACCTTTGAATCTGATTTTGACAAACAACTCAAAAAACTAAAAAAATGA
- a CDS encoding restriction endonuclease subunit S, whose protein sequence is MTHTTTHIPQGYKQTPVGIIPEDWDVKRLDSQVYIDRENITADYATEYIDYVSLSDVNMGKTYPNKIKLSDAPSRARRIARKGNILFSTVRPNLKNFAKVERDYIIASTGFSVLEEKEININFLLSFLYSHYAEKQYFALTVGSNYPALNSEDVKGIKLPIPPLAEQEKIADCLTAWDKAIEKITALIEVKKQYKKGLMQQLLTGKKRLDGFTEEWKEVRLGEVLKERNECNKCNKGHLKVLTSSRMGLFYQEDYFNKLVASKSLDKYKLIKTGDFTFRSMSDDGLFVFNRLDFEESGIVSPAYSVFYCVNVSSDFLYYYINNNYFNKYLKKATQGGTRLALKFNSLKKINIYLPSIKEQTAIAEILSAADREISLLEKKKAHLETQKRGLMQVLLTGKKRLV, encoded by the coding sequence ATGACACACACCACAACACATATACCCCAAGGCTACAAACAAACCCCCGTAGGCATTATCCCCGAAGATTGGGATGTGAAGAGGTTGGATAGTCAAGTATATATTGATAGAGAAAATATTACAGCAGATTATGCTACGGAATATATAGACTATGTAAGTTTATCAGATGTAAATATGGGAAAAACATATCCTAATAAAATAAAATTAAGTGATGCCCCTTCAAGAGCAAGAAGAATAGCAAGAAAAGGAAATATTTTATTTTCAACCGTTAGACCCAATCTAAAAAACTTTGCTAAGGTTGAGAGGGATTACATAATTGCTTCTACTGGATTTTCTGTATTAGAAGAAAAAGAAATTAACATTAATTTTTTACTATCTTTTTTATATTCTCACTATGCAGAAAAACAATATTTTGCTCTTACCGTTGGTTCTAATTATCCTGCTTTAAATTCAGAAGATGTTAAAGGTATAAAACTCCCCATTCCTCCCTTAGCTGAGCAAGAAAAAATTGCCGATTGCCTTACCGCTTGGGATAAAGCTATCGAAAAGATAACCGCACTTATTGAAGTCAAAAAACAATACAAAAAGGGGCTGATGCAGCAACTCCTCACGGGCAAAAAACGCTTAGACGGCTTTACCGAAGAATGGAAAGAAGTGAGATTGGGGGAGGTGTTGAAAGAAAGAAATGAATGTAATAAATGTAATAAAGGACACCTTAAAGTATTAACATCATCTAGAATGGGACTCTTCTATCAAGAAGATTATTTCAACAAACTAGTAGCCAGTAAATCTCTTGATAAATATAAACTAATCAAAACAGGAGATTTTACCTTTAGATCTATGAGTGATGACGGACTTTTCGTTTTTAATCGTCTAGATTTTGAAGAATCTGGGATAGTAAGTCCTGCATATTCAGTTTTTTATTGTGTTAATGTTAGTTCTGATTTTTTATATTATTATATAAATAACAATTATTTCAATAAATATTTAAAAAAAGCTACTCAAGGAGGAACTCGTCTCGCATTAAAATTTAATTCATTGAAAAAAATAAATATTTATCTCCCATCCATTAAAGAACAAACTGCTATTGCCGAGATTTTAAGTGCAGCAGATAGAGAAATCAGCTTATTGGAGAAAAAGAAAGCACACCTCGAAACTCAAAAACGAGGCTTAATGCAAGTGCTCCTCACCGGAAAAAAGAGATTGGTTTAA
- a CDS encoding haloacid dehalogenase-like hydrolase has protein sequence MRRKKYTTIAIAYDFDGTLAPGNMQERSFLPSLEIDKSDFWKENKKLAEENDMSEILSYMFLMLKKRLRKMLKSPKTHLLSMEKILNILKG, from the coding sequence ATGAGAAGAAAAAAATATACAACCATCGCTATTGCCTATGATTTTGATGGAACTTTGGCCCCAGGCAATATGCAAGAAAGAAGTTTTTTGCCATCACTTGAAATTGACAAAAGTGATTTTTGGAAAGAAAATAAAAAATTAGCAGAAGAAAATGATATGAGTGAAATACTATCTTATATGTTTCTAATGCTAAAAAAGCGACTGCGAAAAATGTTAAAATCACCAAAAACGCATTTGTTGAGCATGGAAAAGATATTGAATATTTTGAAGGGGTAG
- a CDS encoding HAD family hydrolase — protein sequence MYDANDVAVWPALAIDYTNKTQFLFRINKGIVNSWDNSKINKYILESERHIPFSRMIYIGDGETDVPAMKMVNYQGGTSIAVYNPNTRTKAGKKAKKNCEELLKQKRATYIAPARYTEDSELFEIIRLCIDQISTKVDLSKFSK from the coding sequence ATGTATGATGCAAATGATGTGGCTGTTTGGCCTGCGTTGGCTATTGATTATACCAATAAAACGCAATTTCTTTTCAGAATAAATAAGGGGATTGTTAATTCTTGGGATAATTCAAAAATAAACAAATACATTCTCGAATCTGAAAGACATATTCCTTTTTCTCGAATGATATATATTGGAGATGGAGAAACTGATGTGCCTGCAATGAAAATGGTAAATTACCAAGGGGGTACATCAATTGCTGTTTATAATCCAAATACAAGAACAAAAGCAGGGAAAAAGGCAAAAAAGAACTGTGAGGAATTATTAAAACAAAAGCGAGCTACATATATTGCTCCAGCCAGATACACAGAGGATAGTGAACTTTTTGAAATTATACGCCTATGTATTGATCAAATTTCCACGAAAGTAGATTTATCTAAGTTTTCTAAATAA